Part of the Candidatus Acidiferrales bacterium genome is shown below.
TCGGCTTCGCGGGCAATGTGTCGGAGGAAATTCGTGCTTTGCTGTTTGACCCGCAAACATCGGGTGGGTTTCTCTTCGCCATTGGACGCGAGCACGCCGCGGCGGCCTGTGCAGCGCTCGAACGCCACGCCGTGCGCGGCGCAGAAATCGGCGAGGTCGTCGCGAAACGATCGCCGCTCATCGAAGTCGTATAGCGCGTGCGTGGGCATCTCGCGGCCGATCGAATGCCGCGCAGGCACTTCGTGTAAACTATTTTCGATTCGGTTATGGATCCTGTTACACACGGCATTGCCGGCGCGCTAATCGGCAAATCATTTTTTTCGAAGCGCAACGCACGCGTGGCGATTTTTGCGGCGACGCTCGGCGCGGTTTTTCCGGACGTCGACATTTTCGTTGATGCTGCTTCGCACGATCCGTTGGCGATTGCACGGTACCACCGCGGATTCGCGCATTCGTTTGTGGGACTGCCGATTTTCGCCGCGGCGCTCGCATGGCTCACGCGCGCCGGCGTTATCTGGTATGCGAAGCGGACGCGCCGCGAGATACGCTGCCCATCCTTCGCGATGCTCTTTGTGATTTATGCCGCGGGCATCGCGAGCCACATTATTCTCGACGGGTTTACGTCTTTCGGGACGCGCTTGCTCAATCCGTTTTCAACGGATCGCGTCGCTTGGGACTGGCTTTTTATCATCGATTTTGTTTTCACCGCGCTTCTGCTTGTCCCGCAGCTCATCGCGTGGGTGCACGACGATCCTTCTGTAAGCCGTAAGCGTGGCGGCGCGATGTTTGTTTTTTTTGCAATTCTGGCGCTCGGCGCATGGGCGCTTGCGGGGGCAGCCGGATTTCCATTTTCACTGGGGGTAGTCGCGATTGCGGTGGCAATTTTCATGGCGCTCTGCTTTCTGCCGGCGCGCGGACACTGGGGAAGCCGTATCGGCCGCGCGAGGTGGTGCCAGGCTGGATTTGCGGTCGCATGCGCTTACGTGATTGCCTGCGGCGTGGCGCATCACGTCGCGATGGACCGCGTGCGGGCGTTTGCCGATAGCCATCATGTGGATATCGAAAGGATTGGCGCGCTTCCGCTTCCGCCGTCGATGCTGGATTGGAATGGGATGATTCTGACGCCGACGGGAGTTTATCAATCGAGTTTTTCGTTGCTGAATTCACATGATGCGAATTTTCATTTTGTCGCTGATTCGCCGTCGAACCAATTCATTGCTGAGGCAGCGCGGCTCGAGCCGGTGCAGACTTATCTTTGGTTTGCACGCTTCCCGGTGGTTCGTTATTTCGCCGTCGGCGACAGGAATATAGTTGAATACGCGGACCCTCGTTTTTTCGAAGGCAGTGAGCGCGGGCCGACGCCTTTCACCTTTGGAGTGATTTTCGACGCACAAGGTAAATTGCTGCATTACGGCTGGATTCAGCGCGGGCCAAACTTTCCACGTGGCGGGTCAAAGGCGGACAAGACACAATGAAAATCCAAATTTTCAGCGACATTCATGGTGATTTGAACGCGCTGGAAAAATGCCTGGCGAACTCCGCGGACGTTTACATTGTCGCGGGAGATCTGGCTACATTCGGGCACGGATTGGAGCGCTGCGGACCGCTGCTCCAAAAATATGGCGAGCGAGTGTGGGTGATTCCCGGCAACCACGAAAACGCTGAGGACATCGAGAAATTTTGCGCGCGCTTTGGACTTGTCAATTTTCACCATAAGGCGCGACAGCTTGGCCCAATGCACTGGGCGGGGCTCGGCTATAGTAACATCACACCG
Proteins encoded:
- a CDS encoding metal-dependent hydrolase — its product is MDPVTHGIAGALIGKSFFSKRNARVAIFAATLGAVFPDVDIFVDAASHDPLAIARYHRGFAHSFVGLPIFAAALAWLTRAGVIWYAKRTRREIRCPSFAMLFVIYAAGIASHIILDGFTSFGTRLLNPFSTDRVAWDWLFIIDFVFTALLLVPQLIAWVHDDPSVSRKRGGAMFVFFAILALGAWALAGAAGFPFSLGVVAIAVAIFMALCFLPARGHWGSRIGRARWCQAGFAVACAYVIACGVAHHVAMDRVRAFADSHHVDIERIGALPLPPSMLDWNGMILTPTGVYQSSFSLLNSHDANFHFVADSPSNQFIAEAARLEPVQTYLWFARFPVVRYFAVGDRNIVEYADPRFFEGSERGPTPFTFGVIFDAQGKLLHYGWIQRGPNFPRGGSKADKTQ
- a CDS encoding metallophosphoesterase, producing the protein MKIQIFSDIHGDLNALEKCLANSADVYIVAGDLATFGHGLERCGPLLQKYGERVWVIPGNHENAEDIEKFCARFGLVNFHHKARQLGPMHWAGLGYSNITPFNTPGEYTEEQIAETLEKFRDLTPLYLVAHVPPHGSKLDEFAPGKHAGSTALRGWIEREQPEMLFCGHIHECAGKSDQIGRTRCFNVGKAGYLLELA